The proteins below come from a single Dasypus novemcinctus isolate mDasNov1 chromosome 22, mDasNov1.1.hap2, whole genome shotgun sequence genomic window:
- the LOC101432280 gene encoding olfactory receptor 12D1-like — translation MLNKTSLTEFFLLGLTDIQELQPLLFVVFCTIYIGSVAGNGAILMIVISNPKLHSPMYFFLGNLSCLDICYSTVTLPKMLENLVSSHKAISFWGCISQLHFFDFLGSTEALLLGVMALDRFVAICKPLHYTVIMNHQLCIQMASTVWVIGFFHALLHSIMTSHLNFCGSNHIHHFFCDVKALLELACGNIDLNQWLINIVTGTIGMGPFFLTLLSYFYILAYLFFKTYSCRMLQKPLSTCASHFMVVILFYVPVLFTYTRPASGSSMEQDAVIALMYSVVTPVLNPLIYTLRNKEVKQAMSRAITRKF, via the coding sequence ATGCTGAATAAAACCTCACTCACTgaatttttccttctgggactgaCGGACATCCAGGAGCTGCAGCCTCTGCTCTTTGTGGTTTTCTGCACAATCTACATTGGCAGTGTGGCTGGGAATGGGGCAATTCTGATGATCGTCATCTCTAACCCAAAACTCCACTCTCCTATGTACTTCTTCCTGGGAAATCTCTCATGCCTAGACATCTGTTACTCCACAGTGACGCTGCCAAAGATGCTGGAGAACTTAGTCTCTTCACACAAAGCAATTTCCTTCTGGGGATGCATCAGCCAGCTGCATTTCTTTGACTTCCTGGGCAGCACAGAGGCCTTGCTGTTGGGTGTGATGGCCTTGGACCGCTTTGTGGCTATCTGCAAACCACTTCATTACACTGTCATCATGAATCATCAGCTCTGCATCCAGATGGCCAGCACAGTCTGGGTTATCGGTTTCTTCCATGCCCTGCTGCACTCCATAATGACCTCTCACTTGAACTTCTGTGGTTCCAACCATATCCATCACTTCTTCTGTGATGTTAAGGCATTGTTGGAACTGGCCTGTGGGAACATTGACCTCAACCAGTGGTTGATTAATATTGTCACAGGCACCATTGGCATGGGCCCCTTCTTTCTGACACTTCTCTCCTATTTCTATATTCTTGCCTACCTTTTCTTCAAGACTTATTCTTGCAGAATGCTTCAGAAACCTCTGTCCACCTGTGCCTCCCACTTCATGGTCgttattcttttttatgttcctGTTCTCTTCACCTACACTCGTCCTGCTTCAGGCAGCTCCATGGAACAGGATGCAGTCATTGCCCTCATGTACAGTGTGGTGACTCCTGTACTAAATCCACTGATCTATACCTTGAGGAACAAGGAGGTGAAGCAAGCCATGAGTAGGGCAATCACAAGGAAGTTCTGA
- the LOC101431842 gene encoding olfactory receptor 12D2-like translates to MLNQTSVTEFFLLGLTDIHELQPLLFVVFCTIYISSVAGNGAILMIVISDPRLHSPMYYLLGNLSCLDICYSTVTLPKMLENLVSSYKAISFLGCISQLHFFDFLGSTEALLLGVMALDRFVAICKPLHYTTIMNHQLCVQMASTVWVIGFFHALLHSIMTSRLNFCGSNHIHHFYCDVKALLELACGNVDLNQWLINVVTGTIAMGPFFLILLSYFYILTYLFFKTHSCRMLQKALSTCASHFMVVILFYVPVLFTYTRPASGSSMDQDAVIALMYSVVTPVLNPLIYTLRNKEVKQAMSRAIRGRSDLKHFQKSSEA, encoded by the coding sequence aTGCTGAATCAAACTTCAGTCACTGAATTTTTCCTCCTGGGACTGACAGACATCCACGAGCTGCAGCCTCTGCTCTTTGTGGTTTTCTGCACCATCTACATCAGCAGTGTGGCTGGGAATGGGGCAATTCTGATGATCGTCATCTCTGACCCAAGACTCCATTCTCCTATGTACTACTTACTGGGAAATCTCTCATGCCTAGATATCTGCTACTCCACGGTGACACTGCCAAAGATGCTGGAGAACTTAGTCTCTTcatacaaagcaatttctttctTGGGATGCATCAGCCAGCTGCATTTCTTCGACTTCCTGGGCAGCACGGAGGCCTTGCTGTTGGGCGTGATGGCCTTGGATCGATTTGTGGCAATCTGCAAACCACTTCATTACACCACCATAATGAATCATCAGCTCTGCGTCCAGATGGCCAGCACAGTTTGGGTCATTGGTTTCTTCCATGCCCTGCTGCACTCCATAATGACCTCTCGCTTGAATTTCTGTGGTTCCAACCATATCCATCATTTCTACTGTGATGTTAAGGCATTGCTGGAACTGGCCTGTGGGAACGTTGACCTCAACCAATGGTTGATTAATGTTGTCACAGGGACCATTGCCATGGGCCCCTTCTTTCTGATACTTCTCTCCTATTTCTACATTCTCACCTACCTCTTCTTCAAGACTCATTCTTGCAGAATGCTTCAGAAAGCACTCTCCACCTGTGCCTCCCACTTCATGGTTGTTATTCTTTTCTATGTTCCTGTTCTCTTCACCTACACTCGTCCTGCTTCAGGCAGCTCTATGGATCAGGATGCAGTGATTGCCCTCATGTACAGTGTGGTCACTCCTGTACTAAATCCACTGATCTATACCTTGAGGAACAAGGAAGTGAAGCAGGCCATGAGTAGGGCAATCAGAGGAAGGTCTGACTTGAAACACTTTCAGAAATCTTCTGAGGCATAA